A DNA window from Roseovarius sp. Pro17 contains the following coding sequences:
- a CDS encoding competence/damage-inducible protein A, with protein sequence MPNPTAAMLVIGDEILSGRTHDANTYHLAGALSAAGIDLREARVVSDDSDAIIAAVQALSSAYDHVFTSGGIGPTHDDITADAVARAMGRSIDVREDARAILAAHYDKSGTELNEARLRMARIPEGATLIDNPVSAAPGFVIGNVHVMAGVPAIFRAMVASALPSLTGGAPLMSRGLDVYRGEGDVAAPLAELAARYPQLTFGSYPFQRDGVHGTNVLARGQDSAALDAALAEMSELFG encoded by the coding sequence ATGCCGAACCCAACCGCCGCCATGCTGGTCATCGGAGATGAGATACTCTCGGGGCGCACCCATGATGCCAACACGTATCATCTGGCGGGGGCGCTCAGCGCCGCCGGGATCGACCTGCGCGAAGCACGCGTGGTCAGCGACGACTCGGACGCCATTATTGCCGCCGTGCAGGCATTGAGTAGCGCGTACGATCATGTCTTTACCTCGGGCGGCATCGGCCCGACGCATGACGACATAACGGCGGATGCCGTGGCCCGTGCGATGGGGCGCAGCATCGACGTGCGCGAGGACGCGCGCGCGATCCTTGCCGCGCATTATGACAAATCCGGAACCGAATTGAACGAGGCACGCCTGCGCATGGCCCGCATCCCCGAGGGTGCGACCCTGATCGACAATCCGGTCAGCGCCGCGCCGGGCTTCGTCATCGGCAACGTGCATGTGATGGCAGGCGTGCCTGCGATTTTTCGGGCGATGGTCGCCTCCGCCTTGCCGTCGCTGACCGGCGGTGCGCCGCTGATGTCACGCGGCCTCGACGTCTATCGCGGCGAGGGTGATGTTGCCGCGCCACTGGCCGAATTGGCGGCGCGCTATCCGCAGCTGACCTTCGGCTCCTACCCGTTTCAGCGGGATGGTGTGCATGGCACCAATGTGCTTGCACGCGGGCAGGATTC
- the sfsA gene encoding DNA/RNA nuclease SfsA codes for MRFQTPLLRAVLIRRYKRFLADIRLEDGSEAVAHCANPGKMTGLADPGTRIWVERNDDPRKKLRYAWRLAELSGGHLACVDTAAANRVIRQALEAGDIPQLTGYGAIRPEQRYGEKSRIDFLLEEPGRKDAYVEVKSVTLSRETGLAEFPDTRTERGTRHLQELAGIARQGGRAVLLYLVQRSDCDRITVAADIDPAYAAALIDARAAGLEVLAHRADLTPERITIGPPLPAG; via the coding sequence ATGCGGTTTCAAACCCCTCTTTTACGCGCAGTGCTGATCCGGCGCTACAAACGCTTTCTGGCCGATATCCGGCTGGAGGACGGCAGCGAGGCGGTGGCGCATTGTGCCAACCCAGGCAAGATGACTGGACTGGCCGATCCCGGCACGCGGATATGGGTTGAGCGTAACGATGACCCCCGCAAAAAGCTGCGTTATGCGTGGCGCCTTGCCGAACTGTCGGGCGGGCATCTGGCCTGCGTCGATACCGCAGCCGCCAACCGTGTGATCCGCCAGGCGCTGGAGGCGGGGGACATCCCTCAGCTCACAGGCTACGGCGCGATCCGGCCTGAACAGCGCTACGGCGAGAAGAGCCGCATCGACTTCCTGCTAGAGGAACCGGGCCGCAAGGACGCCTATGTCGAGGTAAAGTCGGTGACACTCAGCCGCGAGACTGGCCTTGCCGAGTTTCCGGACACGCGCACCGAACGCGGCACGCGCCATCTGCAAGAATTGGCAGGCATCGCGCGGCAAGGTGGGCGGGCGGTTCTGCTCTATCTGGTGCAGCGCAGCGATTGTGATCGCATAACCGTCGCCGCCGACATCGACCCGGCCTATGCCGCGGCCTTGATTGACGCACGCGCGGCGGGGCTCGAGGTGCTGGCCCACCGCGCGGACCTGACGCCCGAGCGCATCACAATCGGCCCCCCATTGCCCGCTGGGTAG
- a CDS encoding DUF2189 domain-containing protein — MLSDHTDSLPPADNPNASDGIPKVVPPLPRENQLARDLPWRTALHWLRQGWSDLWTNPLPSLLYGFGVFVISALIVWALFLFEYEYALFPALAGFMVVGPMIASGLYEKSRLLEASERPTFARMIFVRPKSGYQAWFMGVMLLCLLLLWLRSAVLIWALFFGINPFPGTDEIVPMLFTTPTGWALLLVGGSVGALFAAFSFAISVFAMPMLLKEKTDALSALGISMATVWNNLSVMIAWGAIVLVLFAVSVATAFIGLIVIFPLLGHATWHAYRTLRPDERQDGEAERMFIRPA, encoded by the coding sequence ATGCTGAGTGATCACACAGATAGCCTGCCGCCCGCCGACAACCCGAACGCCTCGGATGGTATCCCCAAGGTCGTTCCGCCGCTGCCCCGCGAAAACCAGTTGGCGCGCGATCTACCGTGGCGCACCGCGCTTCACTGGCTGCGCCAAGGGTGGTCCGATCTGTGGACCAATCCGTTACCCAGCCTGCTGTATGGTTTTGGCGTGTTTGTCATATCGGCGCTGATCGTGTGGGCCTTGTTCCTGTTCGAGTATGAATATGCCCTCTTTCCGGCGCTGGCCGGTTTCATGGTGGTGGGGCCAATGATCGCCAGCGGTCTCTATGAAAAGAGCCGCTTGCTGGAGGCAAGTGAGCGTCCGACATTCGCCCGGATGATATTCGTTAGGCCCAAATCCGGCTATCAGGCGTGGTTCATGGGCGTCATGCTGCTCTGCCTGCTGCTTTTGTGGCTACGTTCGGCAGTGCTGATCTGGGCGCTCTTCTTTGGGATTAATCCGTTCCCCGGCACGGATGAGATCGTGCCAATGCTGTTTACCACGCCGACAGGCTGGGCCTTGCTGTTGGTCGGCGGATCGGTCGGCGCGCTATTCGCCGCCTTCTCCTTTGCGATCAGCGTCTTTGCCATGCCGATGCTGCTCAAGGAAAAGACCGACGCGCTGTCGGCACTGGGCATCAGTATGGCAACGGTGTGGAACAACCTGTCGGTGATGATCGCTTGGGGCGCGATTGTCCTCGTGTTGTTTGCGGTATCGGTCGCGACAGCGTTTATCGGCCTTATCGTGATCTTTCCGCTGCTCGGCCACGCGACGTGGCACGCCTATCGCACCTTGCGCCCGGATGAGCGTCAGGACGGCGAAGCTGAACGCATGTTCATTCGGCCCGCATAA
- the ccoP gene encoding cytochrome-c oxidase, cbb3-type subunit III: MSVKERDPLTGHQTTGHEWNGITELNTRVPRVIWFFIIVTHVWALVVWILLPTWPLLTTYTKGILGLDQRQEVEEKVVAANMARADWADSIATMPVSEILDDPELLARANGTAHQIFGDNCAGCHGADAAGGPGFPSLIDDAWLWGGDPDAIMETLRVGINAPHSETRYGQMLAFGRDGILERADVRAVVGYVKSLSGGDASAEQISAGAEIFAENCASCHGEDGAGMIELGAPNLTDDSWIYGGDDKSIYDSIWNGRQGWMPSWEGRLSETERKILTVYLTDLRQEATQ, from the coding sequence ATGTCGGTAAAGGAACGTGATCCGCTCACCGGTCATCAGACCACGGGCCACGAATGGAACGGCATCACCGAGCTGAATACGCGTGTGCCGCGCGTCATATGGTTCTTTATTATCGTGACCCATGTCTGGGCACTGGTGGTCTGGATTCTGCTCCCGACATGGCCGCTGCTCACGACCTATACCAAGGGCATCCTTGGCCTCGATCAACGCCAAGAAGTCGAGGAAAAGGTTGTCGCGGCAAACATGGCGCGCGCGGATTGGGCAGATAGCATCGCGACCATGCCCGTCAGCGAAATACTGGACGACCCCGAACTGTTGGCGCGTGCGAATGGCACGGCGCACCAGATTTTCGGCGACAATTGTGCCGGATGTCATGGTGCGGACGCTGCCGGGGGCCCGGGCTTTCCCAGCCTGATCGACGATGCCTGGCTTTGGGGCGGCGATCCGGACGCGATCATGGAAACGCTGCGCGTGGGCATCAATGCGCCCCATTCCGAGACGCGATACGGGCAGATGCTTGCCTTTGGTCGCGACGGTATCCTCGAGCGCGCTGATGTTCGCGCTGTGGTAGGATATGTCAAATCCCTCTCGGGTGGCGATGCCTCGGCTGAACAAATTTCCGCCGGCGCCGAGATATTTGCCGAAAATTGCGCCAGCTGTCACGGCGAGGACGGGGCGGGTATGATCGAATTGGGCGCACCCAACCTGACTGACGATTCATGGATCTACGGCGGCGACGACAAGTCAATATACGACTCGATCTGGAACGGTCGGCAAGGCTGGATGCCCTCGTGGGAGGGCCGCCTCTCCGAGACCGAGCGCAAGATCCTGACCGTCTATCTCACGGACCTGCGGCAGGAGGCGACGCAATGA
- a CDS encoding cbb3-type cytochrome c oxidase subunit 3 produces the protein MGLSHEWFVGAAKSFGLFYLIALSIGITVYAFWPSLGKRFDKAAKSILDDEDGPAQGTETEDAPCR, from the coding sequence ATGGGGCTGTCTCACGAATGGTTCGTCGGAGCCGCCAAGTCCTTTGGCCTCTTTTACCTGATCGCCCTATCGATCGGCATCACGGTCTATGCGTTCTGGCCGTCGCTGGGCAAACGGTTCGACAAGGCTGCGAAAAGTATTCTGGACGATGAAGACGGACCCGCGCAGGGCACCGAAACGGAGGATGCACCATGTCGGTAA
- the ccoO gene encoding cytochrome-c oxidase, cbb3-type subunit II, translating to MLKTILKPFAKLFEFQARTHYRVERHSMALTFGIIIAAAIGGFVEIAPLFTIDETVETDPDMRVYTPLEQAGRDIYIREGCYACHSQMIRTLRDEVERYGPYSLAVESKYDHPMLWGSKRTGPDLARLGDKYSDDWQVRHMVNPRDLVPQSVMPQYAFLLERELKTSDLSDRLGALRAVGVPYTDDMIANAANDAAGQAMPDSERSDGVWERYGDATAVRFFDGRPDRVTEMDAMVAYLQILGKLTDLPAKIQPAAEE from the coding sequence ATGTTGAAAACCATCCTCAAACCTTTCGCGAAACTCTTTGAGTTTCAGGCGCGCACCCACTACCGGGTCGAGCGGCACTCCATGGCGCTGACCTTCGGGATCATCATAGCGGCAGCCATCGGCGGTTTCGTCGAGATCGCACCGTTGTTCACGATCGACGAAACGGTCGAGACCGATCCAGATATGCGCGTCTACACCCCGCTAGAGCAGGCCGGACGCGATATCTATATTCGCGAGGGCTGCTATGCGTGCCACAGTCAGATGATCCGCACCCTGCGCGACGAGGTCGAGCGCTACGGCCCTTACTCGCTGGCGGTGGAATCAAAATACGATCACCCGATGCTATGGGGGTCCAAGCGGACAGGGCCCGATCTGGCCCGTCTGGGGGATAAGTATTCAGACGACTGGCAGGTGCGCCATATGGTGAACCCGCGCGATCTGGTGCCTCAGTCCGTGATGCCGCAATACGCCTTTCTGCTGGAACGAGAGCTAAAGACCTCGGATCTGTCCGACCGGCTGGGGGCGCTGCGCGCTGTCGGCGTTCCCTACACGGACGATATGATCGCAAATGCCGCGAACGATGCGGCCGGTCAGGCAATGCCCGACAGCGAGAGGTCCGATGGTGTCTGGGAGCGCTACGGCGACGCGACGGCAGTGCGGTTTTTCGACGGGCGTCCAGACCGCGTGACCGAGATGGACGCGATGGTGGCTTACCTCCAGATTCTGGGTAAGTTGACGGATCTGCCCGCTAAAATCCAACCAGCGGCGGAGGAATAG
- the ccoN gene encoding cytochrome-c oxidase, cbb3-type subunit I — MMSNLTGAERTSAMTITGFGALIGLIMAAVGHGDPMGVHGWIVLAFCGVLFFVVGNSLYDPQPTEDRAASYYDDPTKVGIILTLIWAVVGMAMGVWVASQLAWPDLRFDAAWSSFGRLRPVHTSGVIFGFGGNALIATSFHIMQRTCRARMPDQISPWFVLLGFNLFCIVAASGYLMGVTQSKEYAEPEWYADIWLVVVWVVYFVLYIRTLARRNEPHIYVANWYYLSFILVMAMLHIVNNLAVPASFTGAKSYSAFSGVQDAMTQWWYGHNAVAFFLTTGFLGMLYYFLPKRAERPIYSYRLSILSFWGIVFFYIWVGSHHLHYTALPHWVQTLGMTFSVMLLIPSWASAGNALMTLNGAWGKVRDDATLRFMMVAAVFYGLTTFEGSFLAIRPVNGLSHYTDWTIGHVHAGAMGWVALISFGAIYSVVPLLWKRETMYSWKAVEWHFWLALAGTVVYVFAMWNSGIIQGLMWRTYNETGTLRYSFVDSLVAMHPYYIARAFGGLLFLIGACIALWNVVMTIRHVPGRVPERDYPTSSEAMEPAVPAAE, encoded by the coding sequence ATGATGTCGAACCTGACCGGTGCCGAACGCACCAGTGCGATGACGATCACCGGTTTCGGTGCCCTGATCGGACTGATCATGGCCGCTGTCGGACATGGCGACCCGATGGGCGTCCACGGTTGGATCGTGCTGGCATTCTGCGGGGTGCTGTTCTTTGTGGTCGGCAATTCGCTTTATGATCCCCAGCCGACCGAGGACCGGGCCGCATCCTATTATGATGACCCCACAAAGGTCGGGATCATCCTCACCTTGATCTGGGCGGTCGTCGGCATGGCCATGGGCGTCTGGGTTGCCTCGCAACTTGCCTGGCCCGACCTGCGGTTTGACGCCGCATGGTCCAGTTTCGGACGCCTGCGGCCGGTTCACACTTCTGGCGTGATCTTTGGCTTTGGTGGTAACGCCTTGATCGCCACATCCTTTCACATCATGCAGCGCACCTGCCGCGCGCGGATGCCGGATCAGATATCGCCGTGGTTTGTTCTGCTGGGGTTCAACCTGTTCTGCATCGTTGCCGCCAGCGGCTATCTGATGGGCGTCACACAATCCAAGGAATACGCCGAGCCGGAATGGTATGCCGATATCTGGCTGGTCGTCGTATGGGTGGTCTATTTCGTTCTCTATATCCGCACGCTGGCCCGCCGGAACGAGCCGCATATTTACGTCGCCAACTGGTATTACCTGTCTTTCATTTTGGTGATGGCGATGCTGCATATCGTCAACAACCTCGCTGTTCCGGCATCCTTTACCGGGGCCAAGAGCTATTCGGCCTTCTCGGGGGTTCAGGATGCGATGACGCAATGGTGGTATGGCCACAATGCGGTCGCATTCTTTTTGACCACCGGATTTTTGGGCATGCTCTACTACTTCCTGCCAAAACGGGCCGAGCGTCCGATCTATTCCTATCGGCTGTCGATCCTGTCGTTCTGGGGCATCGTGTTTTTTTACATCTGGGTCGGGTCGCACCACCTGCATTACACGGCATTGCCGCACTGGGTTCAGACATTGGGGATGACATTCTCGGTCATGCTGCTGATCCCCAGCTGGGCGTCGGCGGGCAACGCTTTGATGACGCTGAACGGCGCTTGGGGCAAAGTGCGCGACGATGCTACGCTGCGCTTTATGATGGTTGCCGCGGTGTTCTACGGCCTGACCACGTTCGAGGGATCATTCCTCGCGATCCGCCCTGTCAACGGGTTGTCACACTACACTGACTGGACCATCGGGCATGTTCACGCGGGTGCCATGGGCTGGGTCGCGCTGATTTCCTTTGGGGCGATTTATTCGGTGGTGCCGCTGCTGTGGAAGCGCGAAACGATGTATTCGTGGAAGGCAGTCGAGTGGCACTTCTGGCTCGCCCTTGCCGGGACCGTGGTTTACGTTTTTGCCATGTGGAACAGCGGCATCATCCAGGGGCTGATGTGGCGGACCTATAACGAGACCGGCACGTTGCGCTATTCTTTTGTCGACTCGCTTGTGGCGATGCATCCCTATTACATCGCCCGCGCATTCGGCGGCCTGTTGTTCCTGATCGGTGCCTGCATCGCGCTCTGGAATGTGGTCATGACCATACGTCATGTGCCGGGCCGGGTGCCTGAACGCGACTATCCGACCTCCTCCGAAGCCATGGAGCCGGCAGTGCCGGCAGCGGAGTAA
- the ccoS gene encoding cbb3-type cytochrome oxidase assembly protein CcoS, whose amino-acid sequence MTILTILIPVTLCMGVIGLAAFFWSLRGGQYEDLTGDAARILYDEDAPLPSAKTARRAAMTKETTK is encoded by the coding sequence ATGACAATCCTCACCATCCTCATCCCGGTCACGTTGTGCATGGGGGTCATCGGGCTCGCTGCCTTTTTCTGGAGCCTGCGCGGCGGCCAGTACGAAGACCTTACCGGGGATGCGGCCCGCATCCTCTATGACGAAGACGCACCGCTGCCGTCCGCGAAAACCGCGCGCCGGGCAGCGATGACAAAGGAGACCACCAAATGA
- a CDS encoding heavy metal translocating P-type ATPase — MGAGNVSDIGIDMRATEGKSLRLATGPLDRAQTRASVRAIADGLGLCVLSLPGIRCGGCVATIERALNARDDVMSARVNLTLRQASVTLAGPDADPVPIIEALAELGYAATPAEIAGAGDDDTDGASKGLLRAMAVAGFGAMNIMLLSVGVWSGAEGQTRETFHLVSALIAVPVVAYAGQPFFRSALSGLRHGRLNMDVPIALAVVLALALSLFETARGGAHVFFDAAVTLLFFLLIGRYLDHLMRDRARSAVTGLARLSPRGAMVRQNDGTFAYASLDAMAPGAILSIAPNERVPVDVRIVSGDTDLDRSLVTGEAMPVPAGPDDTLEAGTLNLTGVIEAEALRSADESFLAQMMRMQAGAESGRGSYVRIADRAARLYAPVVHIMALATFIGWVLVTGGDWQTSAFVAISVLIITCPCALGLAVPVAHVVAAGRLMRMGVLMKDGSALERMSEIDRAVFDKTGTLTTGTPMIGSIPDDPAMRSGAKALAQRSIHPAARAIARRLPDASAQIVDEVEVPGFGIQGVVDGRRARLGRAEWVAEIANVADGAASPAFAFEGGSSVSFDLSETLRDGAGDAVAALKGAGIPVAMLSGDMAERAARVGADIGIADIRHVATPADKIDALDALRSAGHRALMVGDGLNDAAALAAAHVSMAPASASDAGRTAADFIFLRDNLDAVAATWQVARDTARVVRQNFALAIAYNCIAIPLAVAGHVTPLIAALAMSGSSILVIGNALRLNRAGTASRAEPTRLAAGAEIAA, encoded by the coding sequence ATGGGTGCGGGCAACGTGTCGGACATCGGGATAGATATGCGAGCGACAGAGGGAAAATCCCTCCGACTCGCGACCGGCCCGCTGGATCGTGCCCAAACTCGCGCGAGTGTGCGCGCGATCGCGGATGGCCTTGGCCTGTGTGTCCTGTCGCTGCCCGGAATTCGGTGCGGTGGGTGCGTCGCCACCATCGAGCGTGCGCTGAATGCGCGCGACGATGTCATGTCCGCGCGCGTCAATCTGACCTTGCGGCAGGCAAGCGTCACCCTTGCCGGACCGGATGCCGACCCGGTCCCTATTATCGAGGCGTTGGCCGAATTGGGTTATGCCGCCACCCCCGCTGAGATCGCCGGTGCGGGTGATGACGACACCGATGGCGCCAGCAAGGGTTTGCTGCGGGCGATGGCCGTCGCCGGATTCGGCGCCATGAACATCATGCTGTTGTCCGTCGGTGTCTGGTCGGGTGCCGAAGGTCAGACCCGCGAGACATTTCATCTGGTTTCGGCGTTGATTGCCGTGCCGGTGGTCGCCTATGCGGGGCAACCATTCTTTCGCTCGGCCCTCTCCGGTCTGCGGCATGGGCGACTTAACATGGACGTGCCGATTGCGCTGGCCGTTGTACTGGCCTTAGCGCTCAGCCTCTTTGAGACTGCTCGCGGTGGTGCGCATGTCTTTTTCGATGCTGCCGTCACCTTGCTGTTTTTCCTGCTGATTGGGCGGTATCTGGATCATCTGATGCGCGACCGCGCGCGCAGCGCCGTCACCGGTTTGGCCCGGTTGTCGCCGCGCGGTGCCATGGTTCGGCAGAATGACGGAACGTTTGCCTATGCATCTCTCGACGCCATGGCACCCGGTGCCATATTGTCGATCGCGCCGAATGAGCGCGTGCCAGTAGATGTGCGTATCGTATCGGGCGACACGGACCTCGACCGCTCGCTTGTCACCGGTGAGGCGATGCCGGTGCCCGCAGGGCCGGACGACACGCTTGAGGCCGGAACACTTAACCTCACAGGCGTGATCGAGGCCGAGGCGCTGCGCTCGGCTGACGAGTCGTTTCTGGCCCAGATGATGCGGATGCAGGCGGGCGCGGAATCCGGGCGTGGCAGCTATGTGCGCATCGCGGATCGCGCTGCGCGCCTATATGCGCCGGTGGTCCATATCATGGCGCTGGCGACCTTCATTGGCTGGGTTCTGGTGACCGGCGGCGACTGGCAGACCTCTGCCTTTGTCGCCATCAGCGTCCTGATTATCACCTGCCCCTGCGCGCTGGGCCTTGCCGTTCCGGTGGCCCACGTCGTTGCGGCAGGCCGTCTGATGCGGATGGGCGTTCTGATGAAGGACGGCTCTGCGCTGGAAAGAATGTCCGAGATCGACCGCGCGGTATTCGACAAGACCGGGACTCTGACAACCGGCACGCCGATGATTGGCAGCATACCGGACGATCCCGCGATGCGCTCGGGGGCCAAGGCCCTCGCGCAGCGCTCGATTCATCCGGCAGCGCGCGCGATCGCCCGGCGTTTGCCAGATGCATCTGCGCAGATCGTCGACGAGGTCGAAGTGCCCGGTTTCGGTATCCAAGGCGTGGTGGACGGACGCCGTGCGCGACTGGGACGCGCCGAATGGGTCGCAGAGATCGCAAATGTCGCGGATGGTGCCGCCAGCCCCGCATTTGCGTTCGAGGGTGGATCGTCGGTGTCGTTCGATCTGTCTGAAACCCTGCGCGACGGGGCGGGCGACGCTGTTGCAGCGCTGAAGGGTGCGGGGATTCCGGTCGCCATGTTATCGGGCGACATGGCCGAGCGCGCAGCGCGTGTTGGCGCAGACATCGGCATCGCCGATATTCGCCACGTCGCGACCCCGGCGGACAAGATCGACGCGCTGGACGCGTTGCGCAGCGCCGGGCATCGCGCGCTGATGGTCGGTGACGGGCTGAATGACGCGGCGGCGCTGGCGGCGGCGCATGTGTCCATGGCACCAGCCAGCGCATCCGACGCGGGGCGGACAGCGGCGGATTTCATCTTTCTGCGCGACAACCTCGATGCCGTTGCCGCCACATGGCAGGTCGCGCGCGATACGGCGCGGGTGGTGCGGCAGAACTTTGCCCTCGCCATCGCCTATAATTGCATCGCTATACCGCTGGCGGTTGCCGGACATGTCACACCGCTTATCGCGGCGCTGGCGATGTCTGGCTCTTCGATCCTTGTTATCGGCAACGCCCTGAGGCTAAACCGTGCCGGGACGGCAAGCCGGGCAGAGCCGACACGCCTTGCGGCAGGAGCGGAGATAGCGGCATGA
- a CDS encoding hemerythrin domain-containing protein, which yields MPCRETDCTNPDTFDACLEQQLHLCQQLEALADSLPSKLDTHAAMMLTDQLRTVLWRCHRTEEAIIFPALRMADPRTMTILERLRQEHLEDEDHASDVCDAVTAFVDDTNRKNAAELGYMLRCLFVSLRRHLAFDHDYILPLYFRTRET from the coding sequence GTGCCATGCAGAGAGACCGACTGCACCAATCCAGACACATTCGACGCGTGTCTGGAGCAGCAACTTCATCTGTGCCAGCAGCTTGAGGCGCTGGCCGACTCGCTGCCGTCGAAATTGGACACGCACGCGGCGATGATGCTGACCGACCAACTTCGGACAGTTTTGTGGCGCTGTCACAGGACGGAAGAGGCGATTATCTTTCCCGCGCTGCGGATGGCTGATCCGCGAACAATGACGATCCTTGAAAGGCTGCGACAGGAGCATCTGGAGGACGAGGACCACGCCAGCGACGTGTGCGACGCCGTCACGGCATTCGTTGACGACACGAACCGAAAGAATGCCGCAGAGCTGGGATATATGCTGCGTTGTCTTTTCGTGTCGCTTCGCCGCCACCTTGCCTTTGACCACGACTACATCCTGCCGCTGTATTTTCGGACCCGCGAAACCTGA
- a CDS encoding Crp/Fnr family transcriptional regulator — protein sequence MRQDIHNSDVPKLCLACEARHRGICGALEPRQLVHLGRRAGQRDVEPGTELIAAGVATEGYANILSGVVKLTKLLPDGRQQIVGLQFAPDFLGRPFAESSDVSAEAASAVRICGFPRSTLEEMVRQSPGLEQRLHAQSLRELDDAREWMMILGQKTASEKVASFLLHLSNHIDPYVEGHSNCFNIPLKRADIADFLGLTIETVSRQLSHLRKAGVISILKNRRVTVVDLNALQTAAGL from the coding sequence ATGCGGCAGGATATTCACAACTCGGACGTACCAAAGCTTTGTCTGGCGTGTGAGGCGCGTCACCGCGGTATTTGCGGCGCGCTTGAGCCGCGGCAGTTGGTGCATCTGGGCCGTCGGGCCGGTCAGCGCGACGTTGAGCCGGGAACCGAACTGATCGCCGCGGGCGTTGCGACCGAAGGATACGCCAACATCCTCAGCGGTGTCGTAAAGCTGACGAAGTTGCTGCCGGATGGCCGCCAGCAGATCGTCGGTCTGCAATTCGCCCCTGATTTTCTGGGCCGTCCCTTTGCCGAGAGCAGCGATGTCAGCGCCGAGGCCGCAAGTGCGGTGCGTATTTGTGGCTTTCCCCGCTCCACGCTGGAAGAGATGGTGCGCCAGTCGCCCGGTCTGGAACAGCGGCTTCATGCGCAGTCGCTGCGAGAGTTGGACGATGCGCGCGAGTGGATGATGATCCTCGGACAAAAGACGGCATCCGAAAAAGTCGCCTCATTTCTGCTGCATCTAAGCAACCACATCGACCCTTATGTCGAGGGTCATTCGAATTGTTTCAACATTCCGCTCAAACGCGCCGACATCGCGGACTTTCTCGGGCTGACAATCGAAACGGTCAGCCGCCAGTTGTCCCATCTGCGCAAGGCGGGGGTCATTTCGATCTTGAAGAACCGTCGTGTCACCGTGGTGGACCTCAACGCGCTGCAAACCGCCGCCGGCTTGTAA
- a CDS encoding AzlD domain-containing protein, producing the protein MREIATLDIWIVLIGLGVGSFGLRFVFLGLIGERPMPPWVLRHLRYTAVAVLPALVAPMVAWPPATGGTPDAPRLIAAFVTIAAGLATRNVLVAILSGASTLYLMLYLLG; encoded by the coding sequence ATGAGGGAGATCGCGACACTCGACATCTGGATCGTGCTGATTGGGCTTGGCGTCGGCAGTTTTGGCCTGCGTTTTGTGTTTCTGGGCCTGATTGGCGAGCGTCCTATGCCGCCTTGGGTCTTGCGACATCTGCGCTATACGGCCGTCGCGGTGTTGCCTGCCCTTGTTGCGCCGATGGTGGCCTGGCCACCTGCGACGGGCGGCACGCCCGATGCGCCGCGCCTGATCGCAGCCTTCGTCACCATCGCCGCCGGCCTTGCGACGCGCAATGTGCTGGTCGCGATCCTGTCGGGCGCGTCGACGCTCTATCTGATGCTCTATCTGTTGGGATGA
- a CDS encoding AzlC family ABC transporter permease yields the protein MAPETTKSTYWQGVRAGAPFILVLVPFAVLFGVVATEAGFTLIETFAYSALVVAGAAQFTAVQLLSEHAPTLIIVATSLAVNLRMAMYSASLTPHLGRAPLGKRALVAYLMVDQAYASAILEYEKHPEWSIPQKLAFYFGAVSPLFPLWLIFTIVGALVGHAIPPEFALDFAVPITFLAMIAPMLRTGAHVAAALVSIAVSLALAFVPYSLGLLVAGAAGMIVGAQVELMMEKRGAQA from the coding sequence ATGGCACCAGAAACCACCAAATCGACCTACTGGCAAGGTGTGCGCGCGGGCGCCCCCTTTATCCTCGTTCTGGTGCCTTTCGCGGTGCTCTTTGGCGTGGTGGCGACCGAGGCAGGTTTCACCTTGATCGAGACATTCGCCTATTCGGCCCTGGTCGTGGCGGGCGCGGCGCAGTTCACCGCGGTGCAGCTACTATCGGAACACGCGCCGACGCTGATCATCGTGGCGACGTCGCTGGCGGTGAATTTGCGCATGGCGATGTATTCGGCGTCGCTGACGCCGCATTTGGGGCGCGCGCCCTTGGGCAAGCGGGCGCTGGTGGCGTATCTTATGGTCGATCAGGCCTATGCCAGCGCGATCCTCGAATATGAGAAACACCCCGAGTGGAGCATCCCGCAAAAGCTGGCCTTTTACTTTGGCGCGGTCTCGCCGCTCTTTCCGTTGTGGCTGATCTTTACCATCGTCGGCGCGCTGGTAGGCCATGCGATTCCGCCAGAATTCGCATTGGATTTCGCGGTGCCGATCACCTTCCTCGCCATGATTGCGCCGATGCTGCGCACGGGTGCGCATGTCGCCGCGGCGCTGGTGTCGATTGCCGTCTCATTGGCGCTGGCCTTTGTCCCATATAGCCTCGGGCTGCTGGTCGCCGGCGCGGCGGGTATGATCGTCGGCGCGCAGGTCGAGCTGATGATGGAAAAACGGGGCGCACAGGCATGA